One segment of Halanaerobiaceae bacterium ANBcell28 DNA contains the following:
- the lpxK gene encoding tetraacyldisaccharide 4'-kinase codes for MLIKLEKYLLKIIAGEKKDVISSIVLLFLSLLEKVYLLLIKFRSFLYKRGFLKSRKLDCRLISIGNISVGGTGKTPFVKFLAEEYKKRGRRVVIISRGYKSKGKEARIVYDGEKLLVEKELISDEALMLSEKLKDVPLILAKNRFLAGQLAIKKFAPDIILLDDGFQHWQLKRDKDIVLIDALNPFAYKRLIPRGLLREPIEALKRANIIVISKTENLSSEEKDLICFTLQEFNDKANIYYAEYKVDCLLFFHKHQGNIQLIKKQPDYLKGKRVLAFSGIANPESFTKTLFSCKVRDLDHITFPDHYNYDFEDIKYIAEISSKEKYDTIITTEKDLARLNYKMKEVLLGKSKLNVLKIEMKLIQKDSLMKEIL; via the coding sequence TTGTTAATTAAATTGGAAAAGTATTTATTAAAAATTATTGCTGGTGAAAAAAAAGACGTTATTTCTTCAATAGTTCTTTTATTTCTTTCTCTTTTGGAAAAAGTTTATCTGCTACTTATTAAATTCAGGTCTTTTTTATATAAGAGGGGTTTTTTAAAGTCCAGGAAACTTGATTGCAGGCTTATAAGTATAGGTAATATAAGTGTTGGAGGGACAGGTAAAACACCTTTTGTAAAATTCTTAGCTGAAGAGTACAAAAAGAGGGGAAGAAGAGTTGTAATTATTAGTAGAGGCTATAAATCCAAAGGAAAAGAAGCACGGATTGTTTATGATGGAGAGAAATTGCTAGTTGAGAAAGAATTGATTAGTGATGAAGCGCTTATGCTAAGTGAAAAACTTAAGGACGTCCCTTTAATTCTGGCTAAGAATCGTTTTTTAGCAGGTCAATTAGCTATTAAAAAGTTTGCTCCTGATATAATATTACTTGATGATGGTTTCCAGCATTGGCAATTAAAAAGAGATAAAGATATAGTTTTGATTGATGCTTTAAATCCTTTTGCATACAAGCGTCTTATACCAAGAGGATTGTTACGGGAGCCTATAGAAGCGTTGAAACGTGCAAATATTATAGTTATTAGCAAGACTGAAAACTTATCATCTGAAGAAAAAGATTTGATTTGTTTTACGCTACAAGAATTTAATGATAAAGCAAACATCTATTATGCTGAGTATAAAGTAGATTGCCTGCTGTTTTTTCATAAGCATCAAGGCAATATACAATTGATAAAAAAACAGCCAGATTACCTTAAGGGAAAAAGGGTTCTGGCTTTTTCAGGGATAGCTAACCCTGAATCATTTACCAAGACACTATTTAGCTGTAAAGTAAGGGATTTAGATCATATAACTTTCCCTGATCATTACAACTATGATTTTGAAGATATTAAGTATATCGCGGAAATATCTTCAAAAGAGAAGTATGACACTATTATAACTACAGAAAAGGATTTAGCAAGGTTGAATTATAAAATGAAGGAAGTTTTATTAGGAAAATCAAAGCTAAATGTACTCAAGATTGAGATGAAACTGATTCAGAAAGATAGTCTAATGAAAGAAATTTTATAG
- a CDS encoding DUF374 domain-containing protein, with protein MLNSIFKSLKLYLYPKMAFLLNLVSYKMTRIEIYGQEKARKIEENNSVLYALWHGKLWLPVCFFRNSSYVALASSSQDGEYIARVLEKYGYQLVRGSSSRSGGRALLKLIKKIREGNSVFITTDGPKGPIHKLKPGIVFLQEKTAAVIIPIGVAIKKKKTFSTWDRFIMPYPASRAVIYFGDALKLSSEKSLKEKTFEIEQAINKADRRAEAYLDITS; from the coding sequence TTGTTAAATAGTATATTTAAATCTTTAAAATTATACTTGTATCCTAAGATGGCATTCCTTTTAAACCTAGTTTCCTATAAAATGACTAGAATAGAGATATATGGACAAGAGAAGGCGAGAAAAATCGAAGAAAATAATAGTGTATTATATGCTTTATGGCATGGTAAGCTTTGGCTACCAGTATGTTTTTTTAGAAACTCATCCTATGTAGCTCTTGCAAGCTCAAGTCAAGATGGAGAATATATAGCAAGAGTTTTAGAAAAATACGGATATCAGCTTGTACGAGGTTCCTCTTCTCGCAGTGGTGGTCGTGCTTTATTAAAATTGATAAAGAAAATAAGAGAAGGGAATTCAGTATTTATTACCACTGATGGACCAAAGGGTCCAATTCACAAGCTTAAGCCAGGTATAGTTTTTCTACAGGAAAAAACAGCTGCAGTAATAATACCAATTGGTGTAGCTATTAAAAAAAAGAAAACTTTTTCTACTTGGGATAGGTTTATAATGCCCTATCCTGCTAGTAGAGCTGTAATATATTTTGGAGATGCTTTGAAGTTATCTTCTGAAAAATCACTTAAAGAAAAAACATTTGAAATAGAACAGGCTATTAATAAAGCAGACAGGCGGGCTGAGGCTTATTTGGATATCACTTCGTAA